A genomic segment from Rahnella aceris encodes:
- a CDS encoding ribosomal protein uL16 3-hydroxylase: MAYELNLDWPEFLEKYWQKKPVVIKKAFSNFVDPISPDELAGLAMEPEVDSRLVSHKDGEWQASNGPFEDFDGLGETGWSLLAQAVNHWHLPAAELVKPFRVLPDWRLDDLMISYSVPGGGVGPHIDQYDVFIIQGMGSRRWRVGDALPMRQFCPHPALLHVDPFTPIIDEDLEPGDILYIPPGFPHDGFTHETALNYSVGFRGPNSRDFISSFADYALENDLGGSHYSDPDLTLRDHVGKVEDYELERVRQMMVELISQPEDFKQWFGRFATTPRHELDIAPAEPPYESHEIADALMQGESLVRLSGLRVLNVGERFFVNSEPLETSQHAAADALCRYTLISKTELGAALQDPEFVALLTDLVNQGYWYFDE, from the coding sequence ATGGCTTATGAACTCAATCTGGACTGGCCGGAATTTTTAGAAAAATACTGGCAAAAAAAACCTGTTGTTATCAAAAAAGCGTTCTCAAATTTTGTTGATCCAATCTCTCCAGACGAATTAGCCGGTCTGGCGATGGAGCCGGAAGTGGACAGCCGTCTGGTGAGCCATAAAGATGGTGAATGGCAGGCAAGTAACGGTCCTTTTGAAGATTTCGACGGGCTGGGTGAAACCGGCTGGTCACTGCTGGCACAGGCCGTAAACCACTGGCATTTGCCTGCGGCAGAACTGGTGAAACCTTTTCGCGTATTGCCGGACTGGCGTTTAGACGACCTGATGATTTCGTATTCCGTGCCCGGCGGCGGTGTCGGCCCGCACATCGATCAGTATGACGTGTTTATCATCCAGGGCATGGGCAGCCGCCGCTGGCGCGTGGGCGATGCTCTGCCGATGCGTCAGTTCTGCCCGCACCCGGCGTTACTGCATGTGGATCCGTTCACGCCAATCATTGATGAAGATCTTGAACCCGGCGACATTCTGTATATTCCGCCGGGCTTCCCGCACGACGGCTTTACCCATGAAACCGCTCTCAATTATTCCGTCGGTTTCCGTGGCCCTAACAGCCGCGATTTCATCAGCAGTTTTGCTGACTACGCGCTGGAAAACGATCTGGGCGGCAGCCATTACAGCGATCCGGATCTCACGCTGCGCGACCACGTCGGTAAAGTAGAAGATTACGAGCTGGAACGTGTGCGCCAGATGATGGTTGAGCTGATCAGCCAGCCGGAAGATTTCAAACAATGGTTTGGCCGTTTCGCCACTACGCCGCGCCATGAACTGGATATCGCGCCAGCCGAACCGCCATACGAATCACATGAAATTGCCGATGCACTGATGCAGGGCGAAAGCCTGGTGCGCCTGAGCGGTCTGCGGGTTCTCAACGTCGGCGAACGTTTCTTTGTTAACAGCGAGCCGCTGGAAACATCGCAACATGCCGCTGCCGATGCGCTGTGCCGCTATACGCTGATCAGTAAAACAGAGCTGGGTGCTGCGTTGCAGGATCCTGAATTTGTCGCTCTGTTAACGGATCTGGTGAATCAGGGTTACTGGTATTTCGACGAGTAA